One Cryptomeria japonica chromosome 9, Sugi_1.0, whole genome shotgun sequence genomic window carries:
- the LOC131062882 gene encoding UDP-glucose 6-dehydrogenase 3, with product MVKICCIGAGYVGGPTMAMIALKCPEIEVVVVDISVARITAWNSDRLPIFEPGLDDVVKACRGRNLFFSSEVEKHVAEAEIVFVSVNTPTKTRGLGAGKAADLTYWESAARMIADVSKSDKIVVEKSTVPVKTAEAIEKILTHNNKGIHFQILSNPEFLAEGTAIEDLMRPDRVLIGGRETAEGQKAVSALAAVYAHWIPQDRIITMNLWSAELSKLAANAFLAQRISSVNAMSALCETTGADVSEVAYAVGKDSRIGPRFLNASVGFGGSCFQKDILNLVYICECNGLAEVAHYWKQVVHINDYQKSRFVNRVVSSMFNTVSGKKIAILGFAFKKDTGDTRETAAIDVCHGLLGDKAQLSIYDPQVTEDQIRRDLAMNKFDWDHPQHLVPSSPTASKQVKVVWDAYEATRNAHGICILTEWDEFKSLDYSKIYENMEKPAFVFDGRNVVNAEELRKIGFIVYSVGKPLDPWIKDLPAAAPSI from the exons ATGGTGAAGATCTGCTGCATTGGGGCAGGGTATGTGGGGGGGCCGACAATGGCCATGATAGCGCTGAAATGCCCAGAGATTGAAGTGGTGGTGGTGGATATATCAGTGGCGCGCATAACGGCGTGGAACAGTGACCGCCTCCCGATATTCGAACCCGGGCTGGATGATGTGGTGAAGGCCTGCCGTGGCCGCAACCTCTTCTTCAGCTCCGAGGTCGAGAAGCACGTCGCTGAAGCTGAGATCGTCTTCGTCTCCGTCAATACGCCCACTAAAACCCGCGGCTTGGGCGCCGGCAAGGCCGCGGATTTGACCTACTGGGAGTCGGCTGCGCGGATGATTGCTGATGTCTCCAAGTCTGATAAGATCGTTGTTGAGAAATCCACCGTTCCGGTTAAGACAGCGGAGGCGATTGAAAAGATTTTGACGCACAACAACAAGGGGATTCACTTTCAG ATCCTGTCGAATCCAGAGTTTCTTGCAGAGGGGACTGCCATAGAGGACCTGATGCGGCCAGATAGAGTCCTTATCGGGGGCCGTGAAACTGCTGAGGGGCAGAAGGCTGTTTCGGCTCTTGCAGCAGTTTATGCCCACTGGATCCCCCAAGACCGCATCATTACCATGAATCTCTGGTCTGCTGAGCTGTCAAAGCTGGCAGCTAATGCCTTCCTGGCTCAGCGGATCTCATCTGTTAATGCTATGTCAGCTCTCTGTGAGACCACTGGTGCTGATGTGTCAGAGGTTGCATATGCTGTGGGCAAAGACTCACGCATAGGCCCCAGATTCTTGAATGCCAGTGTGGGTTTTGGTGGATCCTGCTTTCAGAAAGATATTTTGAACCTGGTATACATCTGTGAGTGCAATGGCCTGGCAGAGGTTGCACACTACTGGAAACAG GTTGTGCACATCAATGACTACCAGAAATCTAGATTTGTGAACAGGGTGGTTTCGTCCATGTTCAATACTGTTTCTGGCAAGAAGATAGCAATTTTGGGATTTGCCTTCAAGAAGGACACAGGAGACACAAGAGAAACTGCTGCCATCGATGTGTGCCATGGCTTATTGGGTGACAAGGCACAGTTGAGCATATATGATCCACAAGTGACAGAAGACCAGATCAGGAGGGACTTAGCCATGAACAAGTTTGATTGGGATCACCCACAGCATCTGGTCCCCAGCAGCCCCACTGCCTCTAAGCAGGTGAAGGTGGTTTGGGATGCATATGAAGCTACTAGGAATGCCCATGGTATCTGCATCTTGACTGAGTGGGATGAATTCAAGAGTTTGGATTATAGTAAGATCTATGAGAACATGGAGAAGCCTGCTTTTGTGTTTGATGGGCGCAATGTGGTTAATGCTGAGGAGCTGAGGAAGATTGGGTTTATCGTGTACTCTGTTGGGAAGCCCCTGGATCCATGGATCAAGGATCTCCCAGCTGCTGCACCCTCAATTTAG